In Rouxiella sp. WC2420, the following proteins share a genomic window:
- a CDS encoding LysE family translocator, whose translation MLDITHFGLFLISIFFLCITPGPDLAYVVGQSVANGKRSGIISAIGVALGSCTHVVASAVGLTAMIMASPIMFQVIKYLGAAYLIYLGSKMLLGTFLGKKSSGAEMIETKISTSGLLSRGFITTLTNPKVLLFFISFFPQFVSADGYNHALSFLMLGLIYALIAFITDVTFAILAGGAAGAVSKSIRLQKILDRVVGTTFIGLGIRLALIRR comes from the coding sequence ATGCTGGATATCACTCATTTTGGGCTATTTTTAATTTCTATTTTCTTTTTATGTATTACTCCTGGCCCAGATCTGGCCTATGTTGTAGGACAAAGTGTAGCCAATGGAAAGCGTTCAGGCATTATTTCTGCTATTGGTGTTGCACTAGGTAGTTGCACCCATGTTGTTGCCAGCGCGGTTGGTTTAACCGCAATGATTATGGCATCACCAATAATGTTTCAAGTAATCAAATACCTTGGTGCGGCTTACTTGATTTATCTGGGAAGCAAAATGCTGCTGGGAACTTTTTTAGGTAAAAAGTCATCAGGAGCAGAAATGATCGAGACAAAAATCAGTACTTCTGGTTTACTCTCACGTGGCTTCATCACGACGTTAACTAATCCTAAAGTACTGTTATTTTTCATTTCTTTTTTTCCACAATTCGTCTCGGCAGACGGTTATAACCATGCCTTGTCTTTCTTGATGCTGGGCTTAATCTATGCATTGATAGCCTTTATTACCGATGTAACCTTTGCCATTTTAGCTGGGGGAGCAGCAGGGGCTGTATCAAAAAGCATCAGGCTTCAGAAAATATTAGACAGGGTTGTCGGCACTACTTTTATAGGATTAGGTATAAGGTTAGCTTTGATTCGCCGTTAA
- a CDS encoding YgdI/YgdR family lipoprotein, with protein MTKKWLPAVALTALSVLFVAGCSSNQAIKTTDGRTIVTKGKPQIDSDTGLVSYQDAETGKTQQINRDQITNMSELNN; from the coding sequence ATGACTAAAAAATGGCTACCCGCTGTGGCTTTAACAGCCTTATCTGTTCTGTTTGTTGCTGGTTGTTCTTCCAACCAGGCCATCAAAACTACCGATGGTAGAACCATAGTAACTAAAGGCAAACCTCAGATTGATTCTGATACTGGCTTAGTTTCTTATCAGGATGCCGAGACAGGTAAAACTCAGCAGATTAACCGAGATCAAATCACTAATATGAGTGAGTTGAACAACTAA
- a CDS encoding cupin domain-containing protein — protein MFIFKQDILQQDLGKGVGRRVLAHSGSMMAVEVSFEQGAVGPMHNHVHEQLTYVLSGRFKFTIGDETHEVKAGDTLYKKPFIMHGCICLEKGVLLDTFTPQREDFL, from the coding sequence GTGTTCATTTTTAAACAAGATATTCTTCAGCAAGATTTAGGCAAGGGTGTAGGCCGTCGAGTGCTGGCCCACAGTGGATCAATGATGGCGGTTGAGGTCTCTTTTGAGCAAGGCGCAGTTGGCCCGATGCATAATCACGTTCATGAACAGCTGACCTACGTACTTTCCGGGCGCTTTAAATTTACGATCGGTGATGAAACCCATGAAGTGAAAGCGGGTGATACGCTATATAAAAAGCCTTTTATCATGCACGGTTGCATATGCCTTGAGAAAGGGGTTTTGTTAGATACCTTTACGCCACAGAGAGAGGATTTTTTGTAG
- a CDS encoding pirin family protein — protein sequence MFNVLRAEPKSSFEYGPFKIRRMRPGRIFPGNADNALGPLSVIDHANLNIGTMVSMHEHVNDEILSYIWQGSMVHEDSSGNRTPLSPKKLMMMNAGNSFWHEETTPLVPVEMLQIFIRPREANLPGRVQFMERPNGIETGVWTLLAAPEGENTPLQIRQSVYIYDTRLEHNDKIEVPQHQGYVQYLYVMDGEISFDKTVLYKGDAISSSDIALPEIESTGNTTLLCFLVDIDAKAIMEGSISGQ from the coding sequence ATGTTTAACGTTTTACGCGCTGAACCAAAATCATCTTTCGAATATGGACCTTTTAAAATTCGCCGCATGAGACCCGGCAGGATTTTCCCTGGCAACGCGGATAATGCACTAGGGCCACTTAGTGTAATCGATCACGCTAACCTGAATATTGGCACAATGGTTAGCATGCATGAACACGTCAATGACGAAATTCTCAGCTATATATGGCAGGGCTCAATGGTCCATGAAGACTCATCAGGAAACCGTACCCCGCTTTCGCCAAAAAAGCTGATGATGATGAACGCAGGCAACAGTTTCTGGCATGAAGAAACTACACCTCTCGTTCCCGTAGAGATGCTACAAATTTTTATTCGGCCACGCGAAGCCAACCTGCCAGGAAGAGTGCAGTTTATGGAACGGCCCAATGGTATTGAAACTGGTGTATGGACCCTCTTAGCCGCGCCCGAAGGTGAAAATACCCCGCTTCAAATCCGTCAGTCAGTTTATATTTATGACACTCGCCTCGAACATAATGACAAAATAGAAGTGCCGCAGCATCAAGGATATGTACAATATTTATATGTTATGGATGGTGAAATAAGTTTCGATAAAACTGTACTTTATAAAGGAGATGCCATTAGCAGCAGTGATATCGCACTGCCAGAAATTGAGTCAACTGGAAATACTACTTTGCTTTGTTTTTTGGTCGATATAGATGCGAAAGCAATCATGGAAGGATCTATTAGTGGACAATAA
- a CDS encoding SDR family oxidoreductase, giving the protein MTRFSGKNIVITGGTSGIGFAGAKRIISEGGRVAVTGLNLNRLLAASKDLSEQSLVLKNDAALEADIENLAVALEPFGKIDGLWLNAGYAEVGSAESVTAEAFDKIMNANVRGPMLQLARLSQQLNNGASIVVTSSSSTYEGAAMTSLYAATKGALVAMARSWASALAERNIRVNVLIPGPIETNFRHFMPEESRQQFEDFVVSQIPLKRAGTPEEAAAVALFLLSDDSSYVTGSQYAVDGGLVRY; this is encoded by the coding sequence ATGACAAGATTTAGCGGCAAAAATATAGTCATTACAGGTGGAACAAGTGGCATCGGCTTTGCTGGGGCAAAACGAATTATTTCGGAAGGCGGTCGAGTTGCCGTTACCGGACTTAATTTAAACAGACTGCTTGCTGCATCTAAAGATCTTTCAGAGCAATCACTAGTATTGAAGAATGATGCAGCTTTGGAAGCAGATATAGAAAATCTGGCTGTGGCATTAGAGCCTTTTGGGAAAATTGACGGCCTCTGGTTAAATGCAGGATATGCTGAAGTCGGCTCTGCAGAATCAGTGACCGCAGAGGCTTTTGATAAAATAATGAACGCCAATGTGCGAGGCCCGATGCTGCAGTTGGCTCGTCTCTCTCAACAGCTTAATAACGGAGCGTCGATTGTTGTGACTTCATCATCATCTACTTATGAAGGTGCAGCAATGACCAGCCTTTATGCAGCAACCAAAGGTGCACTCGTCGCCATGGCTCGAAGTTGGGCTTCAGCCCTGGCCGAAAGAAATATTAGAGTCAACGTGCTGATACCAGGTCCAATCGAAACCAATTTTCGCCACTTTATGCCAGAAGAATCTCGTCAACAGTTTGAAGATTTTGTGGTTAGCCAGATACCTTTAAAGAGAGCCGGTACGCCAGAAGAAGCTGCCGCTGTGGCCCTTTTCTTACTTTCCGACGACTCTTCATACGTTACCGGTAGCCAGTATGCTGTCGATGGCGGGCTCGTACGTTACTGA
- a CDS encoding oligogalacturonate lyase family protein: protein MAKGSQIQFKFCTVQDADTGARIWRLTPPDVLCHRNYFYQKCFTRNGEKLIFAGEFDGNRNYYLLDLETQKAVQLTTGSGDNTFGGFLSPDDRYLFYVKNERELRRVSLLDFSEETVYQVPEDWVGYGTWVANSECTSLVGIEIRREDWKPLSDWKIFQEFYHSNPHCRLVRVDLMNGKSYVIHEKNEWLGHPLYRPFDDTTVAFCHEGPHDLVDARMWLVNENGSNVRKVKEHAEGESCTHEFWVPDGSALIYVSYLKGQHDRYIRRFDPQTGQDISLMAMPACSHLMSNAKGTLLVGDGSGTPVDVKDTANHTIENDPWLYIFDTKSRSYAPLAAHKSSWRVLNGDRQVTHPHPSFSPDDRQVLFTSDYEGLPALYLAEIPDALFSTLLKD from the coding sequence ATGGCGAAAGGTTCTCAGATACAATTCAAATTCTGCACTGTTCAGGATGCTGACACCGGCGCGCGCATCTGGCGTTTAACACCACCGGATGTGTTGTGCCATCGCAATTATTTTTACCAAAAATGCTTTACCCGTAATGGCGAAAAATTGATTTTTGCGGGTGAGTTCGATGGCAATCGTAACTATTATCTTCTTGATCTAGAGACACAAAAAGCAGTGCAGCTTACTACAGGATCGGGGGATAACACCTTTGGCGGCTTCCTTTCCCCCGACGATCGCTATCTTTTTTACGTCAAAAATGAACGCGAATTGCGCCGTGTATCATTATTAGATTTCAGTGAGGAAACTGTTTATCAGGTACCGGAAGATTGGGTCGGTTATGGTACATGGGTTGCAAATAGCGAATGTACCAGCCTGGTGGGAATCGAGATCCGTCGCGAAGATTGGAAACCGCTCTCTGACTGGAAAATATTCCAGGAGTTTTACCATAGCAATCCGCACTGCCGACTGGTGCGTGTAGATTTGATGAATGGTAAATCTTATGTCATTCATGAAAAAAATGAATGGCTTGGACATCCCCTTTATCGACCGTTTGATGACACCACGGTCGCCTTCTGCCACGAGGGTCCACACGATCTTGTCGATGCACGCATGTGGCTTGTGAATGAAAATGGTAGCAACGTTCGAAAGGTTAAGGAACATGCTGAAGGTGAAAGTTGTACTCACGAATTTTGGGTGCCAGATGGTTCTGCGTTGATCTATGTTTCATATCTCAAAGGCCAACACGATCGTTACATTCGCCGCTTTGATCCTCAAACAGGTCAAGACATTAGCCTGATGGCTATGCCTGCATGCTCACATTTGATGAGTAATGCAAAAGGCACACTGCTGGTCGGCGATGGTTCAGGCACGCCAGTCGATGTAAAAGATACTGCCAACCATACAATCGAAAACGATCCTTGGTTATACATTTTCGATACGAAATCCCGCAGCTATGCCCCTCTTGCGGCTCATAAAAGTTCATGGCGAGTTCTTAATGGAGATCGTCAGGTAACGCATCCGCATCCATCATTCTCACCCGACGACCGCCAGGTTTTATTTACCAGTGATTACGAAGGGCTTCCGGCGCTGTATCTGGCAGAAATTCCAGATGCTTTATTCAGCACGTTACTTAAGGACTAA
- a CDS encoding SDR family oxidoreductase, translating to MTNKQSPHKTLIQDHVDSYPVPPFKQQKQPFPSLVSEMSPVPDHGEKTYKGSGKLVGRKALITGGDSGIGRAVAIAYAREGADVAINYLPEEESDARQVIALIKEAGCKAVAIPGDITEEAFCKKLVKQAAEELGGLDILVNNAGRQQFSESIKDLTTESFDATFKTNVYAMFWITKAAVEYLPRGSSIINTTSVQAYKPSNILLDYASTKASIAAFTKALAKQLGPDGIRVNAVAPGPYWTPLQVCGGQPQEKVEVFGEEAPLGRPGQPAEIAPLYVTFAETNNSYSSGQVWCSDGGTGTV from the coding sequence ATGACCAATAAGCAAAGTCCCCACAAGACATTAATTCAGGACCACGTTGATTCCTATCCTGTTCCACCATTTAAACAGCAAAAACAACCCTTCCCCAGTTTAGTCAGTGAGATGTCACCTGTGCCAGATCATGGAGAAAAAACATATAAAGGCAGCGGCAAGCTTGTAGGCCGTAAAGCACTGATAACGGGCGGTGATTCCGGTATCGGTCGTGCAGTGGCCATCGCCTATGCTCGTGAAGGGGCCGACGTTGCCATTAACTATCTTCCAGAGGAAGAGTCCGATGCAAGACAAGTCATTGCATTGATAAAAGAAGCTGGCTGTAAAGCAGTAGCAATCCCTGGTGATATTACCGAAGAAGCATTTTGTAAAAAATTAGTTAAACAGGCGGCTGAAGAATTAGGCGGTCTGGACATTCTGGTTAATAACGCAGGGCGTCAGCAATTCAGTGAATCAATTAAAGATCTGACGACTGAATCATTCGATGCAACATTTAAGACTAATGTTTACGCAATGTTCTGGATTACCAAGGCTGCCGTAGAATATCTGCCACGTGGTTCATCGATTATTAACACCACGTCAGTACAGGCTTATAAGCCTAGTAATATCCTGCTCGATTATGCATCGACTAAAGCTTCAATAGCTGCTTTCACCAAAGCGCTGGCAAAACAGCTTGGTCCGGATGGTATTCGAGTTAATGCGGTTGCGCCTGGCCCATACTGGACTCCTCTACAAGTATGCGGGGGTCAACCTCAAGAAAAAGTGGAGGTGTTTGGTGAAGAAGCACCACTTGGCCGTCCGGGCCAGCCCGCTGAAATTGCGCCGCTGTATGTAACCTTTGCTGAAACGAACAACAGCTACTCTTCAGGGCAGGTGTGGTGTTCTGACGGTGGCACCGGTACTGTGTAA
- a CDS encoding MFS transporter gives MNAEKNVLLRHKLAYGGGNLLGSGALAIAGIWLLYFYTTFCGLSLLQASAIFSIASIIDAISNPIMGYLSDNFGKTRLGKRFGRRRFFILLGIPLMMFYPLLWINGFGFWYYLSTYVIFELIYTSVMVPYETLATEMTSDFSARSKLTGYKAIFGKVANFLAALIPGQYILIYGKNSAEPFFLTALTYGVILCIAISMLYFFSWERPQVETAPKDETKMTLVKNMTTLMRDMKSIFHLRVFRKHLGMYLCGFGAEWLFASLFTYFIIFVLQYDPAMVAGLNSLNSILQLFSTAIFISICVKKGFSRPYIMALGIVIFSVACYSLLHFLHLSQQYVTAAMLAITVIFGIGTGGVYYIPWTVYTFLADIDEAFTGRRREGIYAGAMTFSGKLMRSVIVFSMGLILSLYGFQSKSSSQPESAVTAIAILFSVGVIALALVGMIFSYQMKLNRKSHLVVLAEVARIKAGGMINHIRPDVRAVMEELIGYPYEECWGNSKVCLGIYDAPIVSIMEPEAIRKTPQHP, from the coding sequence ATGAACGCTGAAAAAAATGTTTTATTGAGGCACAAACTGGCTTATGGCGGTGGAAATCTGCTAGGGAGCGGGGCGCTGGCAATTGCAGGTATTTGGCTGTTGTACTTCTATACTACTTTCTGCGGCCTTTCGTTACTGCAGGCTTCAGCTATTTTTTCAATTGCCAGTATTATCGATGCGATAAGCAATCCAATAATGGGGTATCTATCTGATAACTTTGGTAAAACCCGTCTCGGAAAACGATTTGGCCGCCGTCGATTCTTTATTTTACTGGGCATTCCATTAATGATGTTTTATCCCTTATTGTGGATAAACGGTTTTGGATTCTGGTATTACCTTTCCACCTATGTGATTTTTGAGCTTATTTACACCTCGGTGATGGTTCCATATGAAACTCTTGCCACTGAAATGACCTCAGATTTTTCGGCTCGCTCTAAATTAACGGGTTATAAAGCTATTTTTGGGAAAGTGGCAAACTTTCTCGCAGCATTAATTCCAGGCCAGTATATTTTGATTTATGGAAAAAACTCGGCAGAACCATTCTTTTTAACTGCCCTAACCTATGGAGTAATTCTGTGTATTGCAATCAGTATGCTGTACTTTTTTTCTTGGGAGCGACCTCAGGTTGAAACTGCTCCGAAAGATGAAACGAAGATGACGTTGGTGAAAAATATGACCACCCTGATGAGGGATATGAAATCAATCTTTCATTTGCGAGTTTTCCGCAAACATTTGGGAATGTACCTGTGTGGTTTCGGTGCCGAATGGTTATTTGCTTCACTCTTTACCTACTTCATCATTTTTGTATTGCAATACGATCCTGCAATGGTGGCTGGCTTAAACAGTTTAAATTCAATCTTGCAGCTGTTCTCAACAGCAATTTTTATTAGTATTTGTGTGAAAAAAGGTTTTAGCAGGCCATATATTATGGCTCTTGGAATTGTAATATTTTCAGTAGCTTGCTATAGCCTGCTGCATTTTTTACACCTATCACAGCAATACGTAACTGCAGCTATGCTAGCTATTACCGTAATATTCGGTATTGGCACTGGCGGTGTTTATTACATTCCCTGGACGGTTTATACCTTTCTTGCAGACATTGATGAAGCCTTTACTGGCAGGCGTCGAGAGGGGATTTATGCCGGGGCAATGACCTTTTCTGGTAAATTAATGCGCTCGGTGATTGTTTTCTCTATGGGGTTAATTTTAAGTCTCTATGGTTTCCAATCTAAATCATCCAGCCAGCCAGAAAGCGCTGTCACTGCTATTGCCATTCTTTTTTCTGTGGGGGTAATTGCTTTAGCTTTGGTAGGGATGATCTTTAGTTATCAGATGAAATTGAATCGAAAATCACATTTAGTGGTGCTTGCGGAAGTGGCAAGAATAAAAGCGGGCGGAATGATTAATCACATTCGCCCGGATGTTCGTGCAGTAATGGAGGAGTTGATTGGCTATCCATACGAGGAATGCTGGGGAAATAGTAAAGTATGCCTCGGAATTTATGATGCGCCGATTGTTAGCATTATGGAACCTGAGGCGATTCGCAAAACGCCACAGCATCCTTAA
- a CDS encoding helix-turn-helix domain-containing protein produces MMTPGERIKLRRKEMKQTQRNLASAVKVSHVTISQWESCDTTPGGKNLFSLAKALKCSPTWILYGDTDNSPVPVEELATTLSERELELLQLFAFLPESEKERHMENLKHKVEEFNKLFAELLQARTDIKI; encoded by the coding sequence ATGATGACTCCCGGTGAGCGCATTAAATTGCGGCGTAAAGAAATGAAACAAACCCAGCGCAACCTTGCTTCCGCTGTGAAGGTTTCTCACGTCACAATTTCACAATGGGAGAGTTGTGATACTACCCCGGGCGGAAAAAACCTCTTCTCTCTCGCTAAAGCGCTCAAATGCTCTCCTACGTGGATTTTATATGGTGATACAGACAATTCACCCGTTCCAGTAGAAGAACTCGCCACCACTTTGTCAGAACGCGAACTTGAGTTGCTGCAACTTTTTGCTTTTCTGCCTGAGTCAGAAAAAGAGCGGCATATGGAAAATCTCAAACACAAAGTCGAAGAATTCAATAAACTTTTTGCTGAGCTGCTTCAGGCCAGGACTGACATTAAAATTTAA
- the cho gene encoding excinuclease Cho — translation MPNENTSLLYQYPEHLRYTLDTLPTSCGVYVFYGQDNTFPLYIGKSVNIRSRVQSHFRTAGEAKLLRMTSSIAFFETVGEIGALLLESKMIKDQRPLFNKRLRITRKLCSLRVTAGETHIIFSNETDFSIAENLYGLFKTKFAAIEKLREIADEKCLCYGALGLEKLSANRACFRFSLGRCAGVCCGKESLDVHQLRLKEALEAIKIRSWPYPGRIAIEEKNGSQSDFHVLNNWFYLGTVKTLAAAKDLQIPPPHFDRDSYKILCQYVFKNKLPIILID, via the coding sequence ATGCCAAACGAAAACACGTCTCTGCTGTATCAATATCCTGAACATTTACGCTATACGCTCGATACACTGCCCACAAGCTGTGGGGTCTATGTTTTTTATGGTCAGGATAATACCTTTCCGCTATATATCGGTAAGAGTGTAAACATTCGCAGCCGTGTGCAATCGCATTTTAGAACGGCTGGCGAGGCCAAATTACTACGCATGACCAGCAGTATTGCTTTCTTCGAAACTGTCGGCGAGATTGGGGCCTTACTTCTTGAGTCTAAAATGATAAAAGATCAGCGACCTTTATTTAACAAGAGGTTGCGTATAACTCGAAAGCTATGTTCTCTAAGAGTCACTGCAGGGGAAACCCATATTATTTTCAGTAATGAAACAGATTTCTCCATCGCCGAAAATTTGTATGGCTTATTCAAAACCAAATTTGCTGCAATTGAAAAACTGAGAGAAATTGCCGACGAAAAGTGCTTGTGCTATGGCGCATTGGGACTCGAAAAACTCTCAGCCAATAGAGCCTGTTTTCGATTTTCTCTGGGGCGTTGTGCAGGGGTTTGCTGTGGAAAGGAGAGCCTTGATGTTCATCAATTACGTCTAAAAGAAGCTCTGGAGGCGATAAAAATCCGCAGCTGGCCTTATCCTGGGCGAATTGCGATTGAAGAAAAAAATGGTAGTCAAAGTGATTTTCACGTGTTGAATAACTGGTTTTATTTAGGAACGGTCAAAACGTTGGCAGCAGCAAAAGATCTACAAATCCCGCCCCCACATTTTGACCGCGACAGCTATAAAATACTCTGCCAGTACGTTTTCAAGAATAAGTTACCCATCATATTGATTGATTGA